Genomic segment of Acidimicrobiales bacterium:
CGCCAGACCCACATGGCGGCCAGGCCGGTGGCGATCCCGCCGACCGCGAGGCCGGCTCGTGGGGTCCACTCCTCGCTGATCCAGCCGACGATCGGGCCGCCGATGGGCGTCGAACCCAGGAACACCATGCTGAACAGCGCCAGCACCCGGCCCCGCATCGCCGGGTCGGCCTTGAGCTGTGCGGTGGCGTTCGACCCCGTGATCACCATGAACGACGTGAACCCCAGCGGCAGGATCGCCAGCAGCGCCAACGGCGTGTTGGGGGCGAACGACAGCGCCATCGTGGTGATCGCCATCCCGGCGGCGCCCACCACCAGGAACCGCAGGGTGATGTTGCTCTGGCGGGCCACCATCAGGGCGCCCAGGACCGACCCCAGGCTCAACACCGCGTACAGCAGGGTGAAGGTGCCGGCGTCGCCGCCGAGGTCGCGCTCGGCCAGCAGCGGCAGCGTCACCGGGTAGTTGAAGGCCAGCGTGCCGATCACCGCGGCGAGCACCAGCGGCACCATCAGCTCGGGAGTGCGCCACACGTAGCGGAAGCCCTCCGACAGCTGGCCCTTGGCCTTGGCGATGCGGGGGGCGGCCCGGAACTTCGAGCGGTCCATCCGCAGCAGGGCGCCGATCACGAACGCGTAGCTGACGGCGTTCACCACGAAGCACCACTCGATGCCCGGCCCGGCGATCAGCGCACCCGCCAGGGCGGGCCCGATCGTGCGGGCGCCGGTCATCACCGCGCTGTTGAGGCCGACGGCGTTGGGCACCTCGTCCTCCGCCACGAGCTCGGTGACGAACGCCCTTCGCGCCGGGCTGTCGATGGCGGTCAGCACGCCGAAGGTGGTGACGAACAGGTAGAAGACGACCTCGTTCACGTTGCCGGTGACCACCAGCACGGCTTCGACCACGGCGATCGAGGCGAAGCACACCTGGGTGGCGAGCATGAGGCGCTGGCGGTCGAGGCGGTCCGACAGCACGCCGCCCCACGGCCCGAGGAACAGCACGGGACCGAAGCGGGCCGCGGTCACGAGGCCCAGCGCCACGCCGGAGCCGGTGAGCTGCAGCATCAGCCAGGTGACGGCGACGGCTTCCAACCACGTGCCGGTCTGGCTGATCAGCTGACCGGTGAAGAAGAGGCGGAAGTTGCGATTGCGGAGCGACCGGAAGGTGTTGCCGGCTTCGAGCCTCAGCCGGGTCATTCCGCCTCGACGACCTGGGGTTCGGCCGCGAGCACCTCCAACACCCGTAGAGCGGCGGCGACGTCGGCGAGCTGGGCTTCGTCGAAGCCGTCGAGCCGCTCGGCCAGCCACAGGTTGCGGCGTTGGCGGCTGTGGTCGAGCCGGCGGCGGCCCTCCGCGGTGACATCGACCCGCACGACGCGCCGGTCGCTTGCGTCGACCTGCCGGACGACCAGGCCGTCGTCCTCCAGCTTGGCGGCGACGCGCGTGATGGTCGGTGGGGCGACCTGCTCGATCTTGGCGAGGTGCCCCAGCGTGAGGGGCCCGTGCCCGTCGATCGACACCAGGAGCGAGTACTGCGACGGCGTCAGCCCGGTGCCGGACTGCTGCCGCAGCCGCCGGGCCAGGCGCGCCGTGGCCAGCCGCAGGCGGGAGGCCATCTCGAGGGGATCGTTTGGGGCCTTACTCATTTCGCATCGCTAATTAGCTTAGCGAAACATCTGCCGAACGCCGACGGGATTCGCGCCTCGGTCGCTGCGTTTGGCAGGATCTGACCGATGTCCAAAGGTGTCGCCACCGAGTTTCGACGCAACGAGCGGGTCCGCACGCTGGACGACCTCCCCGGGGTCCCCAAGGGCACCGAGGGCCAGGTGCTCCTCGTCGACGGCTTCACCTGGACCAGGTACCGCGTCGCCTTCGACAACGGCTACGACCTCGGCTCCATCGACGGTGGCCACCTGAGTCGCCCCAAGGAGTTCGCCGCCGCGCTCGAGCTGCGGGAGAAGCCGGTCGAGACGGCCGTGGCCAGCAGCAACGGCGACGGAGCCGCGGCGGCCGAATCCGGAGGCGAGGACAAGGTGGTCAACGGGGTATCGGTCCCGGGGCTCCTGATCGAGCGATCGCGGCTCGCCCGCGAGCGCCTCGGCGCCTAGCGATCGGGCGCCGCCACACCCAAACCCTCCAAGGGGACGAACTCATGAAGCTCGGGATGCCGTTGAGCTATGCGGGCGGGTTCAAGGAGGCGGCCCGGCAGGCCTCCGAGCTGGAGCAGGCCGGCCTCGACATGGTGTGGGTGGCCGAGGCCTACGGCTTCGACGGCGTCAGCTTCATGGGCTACCTCGCCGCGGTCACCGACCGGGTCGAGATCGCCGCCGGCATCCTCCCCATCTACACCCGCACGCCGACGCTGCTGGCGATGACGGCGGCCGGCGTCGACGCCCTGTCGGACGGACGCTGCGTCCTCGGCCTCGGCGCGTCGGGCCCGCAGGTGATCGAGGGCTGGCACGGCGTCCCCTACGACCGTCCGCTGCAGCGCACCCGCGAGATCGTCGACATCTGCCGCTCCGTGTGGCGCCGCGAGCGGGTCACCTACGACGGCAAGGCCTACCAGCTCCCCCTGCCCGAGGGGCAGGGCACCGGTCTGGGCAAGCCGCTCAAGCTGATCACCCGGCCCGTGCGCGAGCGCATCCCGATCTACGTCGCCGCGCTCGGCCCGAAGAACGTCGAGCTGACCGCCGAGGTGGCCGAGGGCTGGCTGCCGATCTTCTTCGACCCCATGAAGGCCAACGACGTGTGGGGCGACGACCTGGCCGCGGGCTTCGCGAAGCGCGCCCCCGACCTCGGCACGCTGCAGATCGGCGTGCAGGCCATGGTCGCCGTCGGCGACGACGCGGCCATGCTGCGCGACCTGGCCCGCCCGCTGCTGGCGCTCTACATCGGCGGGATGGGCGCCCGCGGGAAGAACTTCTACAACGATCTGGCCTGCCGCTACGGCTACGAGGCCGAGGCCAAGGAGGTGCAGGACCTCTACCTCGACGGTAAGAAGGACGAGGCCGCCAGGGCCATCCCCGCCGAGCTGGTGGAGGCCACCACCCTCTGCGGCCCGGAGGGCTACGTGCGCGAGCGCATCGCCGCCCACAAGGCGGCCGGCGTCACCGTGATGAGCCTCACGCCGGTCGCCACCGACATCCCCGCGCTGGTCGGCCAGCTCAAGCAGTGGATGGAGGATGCATGAGCACGACGGACACGACAGGCACCGACGCCGCCGCCACCTTCGAGACCCGCGACCCCCGCACCGGCGAGCTGATCGCCGAGGTGCCCGAGCACAGCGCCGAGGAGGTGCAGGCCGCGGTCGAGCGGGCCCGGTCGGCCTTCGCCACGTGGAGCAGGCTGACGTGGGACCAGCGCCTCGACCACGTGCTCGCGGTGCGCGACCTGCTGCTCGACCGGGTCGACGAGGTCGTCGAGGTGATCTGCAAGGAGACCGGCAAGCTCGAGGGCGAGGCCGTCCTCGCCGAGGTCACCGCCACCTGCGAGCTGATCGAGTTCTACCGGAAGCACGGGGCCAAGGCGCTGCGCCCCGCCCGGGTGCCGACGGGCGCCATGCTGCCCCACAAGAAGGCCTGGCGGGTGTTCGAGCCGATGGGCGTCGTGGGCGTGATCTCGCCCTGGAACTATCCGCTCACCCTGGCCATGACCCCCACGGTCACGGCGGTGCTGGCCGGCAACGCCGTGGTGCTGAAGCCGTCCGAGGTGACGCCGCTCGTCGGGCTGGAGGTCGGCCGCCTGTTCGCCGAGGCCGGCGCCCATCCCGACCTGGTGCAGGTGGTCACCGGGCGGGGGCCGACCGGTGACGCCCTGGTGCGGGCCGGCGTGCAGAAGGTGGCGTTCACCGGCTCGGTGCGCACCGGGAAGCTGGTGATGAAGGCGGCCGCCGACACGCTCACGCCCGTGCTCCTGGAGCTGGGCGGCAAGGACCCGATGATCGTGTGCGACGACGCCAACCTGGAGCGGGCCGCCAACGGCGCCGTGTGGGGCGCCTTCACCAACTCGGGCCAGACGTGCATCGCCGTCGAGCGGGTGTACGTGCAGGAGCGGGTGTACGACCGCTTCGTCGACCTGGTGGTCGACAAGACCAAGGCCCTGCGCCAGGGGGTCGGCGCCGGCAACGACATCGGCTCGATGACGTTCGCCCCGCAGGTCGACATCGTGTCCCGTCACGTCGACGACGCCCTCGCCAAGGGCGCCCGGGTGTTGACCGGCGGGCAGCGGGTGCCCGACAAGGCGGGACTCTGGTACGAGCCGACCGTGCTGGTCGACGTCGACCACGAGATGGACGTGATGCGCGAGGAGACGTTCGGCCCGGTGCTGCCGATCATGGCGGTGGCCGACGACGACGAGGCGATCCGCCTCGCCAACGACTCGCCCTACGGCCTCAACAGCTCCGTGTGGTCGGCCGACGGCGACCGGGCCGAAGTGCTCGCCGGCCGCGTCGAGGCCGGCAACGTCTGCATCAACGACTGCCTGGTGAACTACGGCGTCGGCGGGCTCCCGTTCGGCGGGGTGAAGGACTCCGGCATCGGCCGGGTGCACGGCGTCGAAGGGCTGCAGGCGTTCAGCAACGTGAAGTCGGTGCTGGCCAGCCGGGTGGCGCTCAAGCGGGAGCCCTACTGGTACCCGGCCCCCGGCTGGTTCCAGCGGACGCTGCTGCGGGTGTTGCGCTTCCGCTACCGCCGCGGCGTCGGCGCCAAGCTCTCCGGGGGCTAGCAGCGCAGACCGAAACTTCGACAGAAACGGCGGCTATGGCGCCATCTGTGTCGAGATTTCGGTGGGCGGCCGGCGGATAGCTAACGGCCGAGCTTCGCCAGGACCGCCTCGGCCTCCGTCACGAAGCGCTCCACCAGCTCGGCCGCCGGGACCAGCTCGTCGATGGCGCCCACGCCCTGGCCGGCGGGGAAGAACTCGATCGCCGGGTCGACGCCGGTGGTCGACTCGTCGCCGCCCAGGTGGTTGGCACCGTCCTGGAGCGACACGACGAACTGCTGGGGGAACGGCTGCGTCGCCCGGCCGCCGGTCACGTACGACGTGGTGTAGTCGTTGGCCACCACCCGGCACGTCTTGCCCGTGTAGGCCCGGGTCACCACCGTGCCGTCCTCCTTGGTGGCCAGCAGGGTGTCCTTGTAGCCGACCACGCTGCGGGCCTCGGGGGTGGCGATGAAGCGGGTGCCGACCCAGATGCCGTCGGCGCCCAGGGCCAGCGCCGCGGCGAGGCCCCGCCCGTCGACGATGCCACCCGCGGCCACCACCGGCACCCGGTCGCCCACGGCGTCGACCACCTGGGGGACCAGCGCCATCGTCGCCACCTGGCCCGTGTGGCCGCCGGCCTCGGTGCCCTGGGCCACCACGATGTCGCAGCCCGCGGCCACGGCGTCGACGGCGTGGCGCACCTTGCCGCACATGTTCACCACGACGACGCCGTGCTCGTGGCACAGCTGGATCACGTCGCGCGGCACGCCCAGCCCGGCGACGAACACCGAGGCGCCGCCCCGGATGACGTCCTCCACCTGGGCGACCATGTCGGCGGGGCTGGCCGTCAGGAGGTCGACGCCGAAGGGCTTGTCGGTGGCGTCCCGGACGGCGGCGATCTCCTGGCGCATCTCCTCGCGTCGCATCGTCGACGCCCCCAGGCACCCGAACCCACCGGCCTCCGACACCGCCGTCACCAGCTGGTGGTACGACACACCGCCCATGCCGGCGAGCATCACGGGTCGCTCGATCTGCAGGGTGTCGGTCAGCCGGGTCCGAAGCATGACCCCAGGCTGACCCGAACTTGACCCGCGGGTCAAGATCTCTTGGAGAGACTCAGTCGAAGGAGAGACCGGCGCACCCCTGGGGGGGATGGAGTGCGCCGGTCGACCTTCAGCAGTCGCGCAGCAAGGGCGACTGGTTGAGGAGCTGCGCCCGCACCGATGTGAACCGCTGGTAGGTGTCGCTGTCGGCGGCGCCGAGCCGGAACGCCGCCACCCGGTGGCAGTTCTGGAACGCCAGGCGCACGCCGAAGTGCCGCTCGAGACTGCCACGGATCGCGTCGCTCGCGAGCGCGCGGAGCAGCTGACCCCGGGCGGCTTCCGACGGCGGTGGCGTCTGGTTGTCGGTGAACTCGGCATCGCTGTGGCCGAGGTCGTCGACCAGACCGGCGATCAGGTCATAGGCGTAGGGGAGCGAGGTGCGCACCGCGTCGAGGAAGTCGGCCTCGTCGACCGTGCCTTCCTCGGCCTGGCGGAGCAGGGCTGGAGAGACGTCGAGGGACATGGGACCCGTCCTTTCCCGCAAGAAGACGCTCGGTGTCGAGCGTCTCCCTCAGGGTAACGGCGTCGAGCGATAGGTGCCGGGGCCCGAGAGCACTCCGCGGTGCCAGCGGCGGGGGGTCAGCAGGATCGCCCGGGGGTAGTCCTCGAACAGCCAGCGGGCGAAGTTGCCCCGGGTCCAGCGGGTCGAGCCGGCCAGCCGCACCGCCGCCCGGGCCCCCTTGCGATGCCGCAGCGCCCGGATCAGCAGCAGCGACAGCTTGTGGTCGGCGACCAGCGCCCGCTCGACGGCGGTGCGGTAGCGGCCGGTCACGTCGACCGCGTCGCCGCCCGACGTGATCGTCTCGGCCGCCAGCATCCCCGTGAGCAGCGCCTGGCCGATGCCCTCGCCGGTCATCGGGTCGGTCGCGGCGGCGGCATCGCCCACGAACAGGGTCCGCCGGCCGGTGAGCACCACGTCGTCGACCCGGGCGGGGATGGGCCAGGCCTTGTGGGCCTCCTCGGCCACGGCGTCGTCGCCCAGCACCGCCCGGATGTGGGGCCGGTCGAGCAGCTCCCGCCAGATCGCCGCCATGTCCTGGATGCGACCCACCTTCCCACCCCGCTGGATCCCGAAGCCCACGTTGGCGTGGCCGTCGGGCAGCGGGAACGACCAGGCGTAGCCCGGCAGCAGGTCGGGCTCGAACCACACGAACAGCTCCGACGCCGCCCGGGGGCCGACGTTGCCGAAGTACTGGCGGAAGGCGTGCCACTCGCCCCGGTAGCCCCGGGTGTCGAGCCCGAGCGCCTTGCGCACCGGCGACCACATGCCGTCGGCGGCCACGACCCAGCGGGCCCGCACCACGCCGACGTCGGCGACCTCCACGTCCACGGCGTCGTCGTGCTCGGTGACGGCCCGGCAGGCGTGGCCGTCGAGCACCTTGGCGCCGGCGTCTCGGGCCAGGTCGAGCAGCGCGGCGTCGAGGTCGGCCCGGCGGGTGACGGCGGCGTAGGTGCCCTGGCCGCGGGGGAGCGGGAACACCGACTCCCGGCCAGACGGCGAGCGGACCACCACGTCGTCGACCCGCTGCCACGACGCCACCGACCGCGGGTCGAGGCCCAGGTCCTCCACCAGACGCAGGGCGCCGGTGGTCAGCCCGTCGCCGCACGTCTTGTCGCGGGGGAAGCGGGCCTTGTCGACGACGGTCACCGCCACGCCGGCCCGGGCCAGCGTGATCGCCGCGGCCGCGCCGGCCGGACCGCCGCCGACGACCACCACGTCGGTGGCGTCGGCGGTCACGGGATCACCCGCCCGGCGGGGGTGGCGGGGGCGGAGGGGGTTCGGCCGGCGGGATGACCGAGCCGTCGCAGCGCTTGCCCTCGGGGCGGTACGTCGACTTGAACTGGTCCTGCTCCGTGGTGCCGTCGGGGTAGGTGCGGGTGCGGGTGGTGACCACCACGCGGCACGCCCCGTTCATCGACTCGGCCTTGTTGGTCTGCTCGGCCTGGGCGTGCGGCGTGGAGTAGAAGGTCACCGTGATGCTGGTCGGCGTGTACGACGTCCAGATCAGGACACCGTATGGCGTGTTGTTGCGGATCCGGACATCCGGGTGGGGGAAGCCCATCGTGGCCTCGCGGCCGGGCGGGTACCGGGTGAACCACTCCGAATGCGACTGCGACTCGAGGATGTCGAGCCCGGCGAAGTAGGCGGCGTTGAACGTGGTGGTGGCGAACTGCGAGATGCCGCCGCCGACCTCCGACACGTGCCGGCCCTCGCGGATGGCCCCGGCGTCGACGTAGCCGTCGGCGTAGGAGCGCTGGCCCACGCGGTCGTTGATCGAGAACTCGCCGCCCGGTGGGATCACCGCGCCCCGGACCTCGTCGGCGATCCGCTCGATGTTCTTGTTCCGGGGCTCGCCGGCGCCGTGGTAGGTGGTGAAGCCTGCCGCCAGGCCGCTGGGGATCTCGGCGCCGTTCTGGAAGCCGCGGTTGCCGCCGATCGGCTGCTTGATGCCCCAGGCCTCGACCTCGGCGGTGGTGTGCTCCGGCTCGACGACCTTGGCCTCGAGGGCGACTTCGGGCTGGCTGTCGCGCAGCGCCTGCCAGACCTTGTCGGCCGAGCCCTCGCCGCAGCACTCCACGCCGTTCGCCCCGGGGGTCACCACCGGCTGCCCGCTCGGGTTGAGGGTGACGGTGGCGTTCTTCGGCTCGGCGGTGAGGCCGCCCAGGAGTCCGGGCAACGCCGGGGTGGCGGCGTCCGTGTTGAACGCCAGGTCGAGCTGGCCGTCGGTGACGGTCGGGCTCAGCCAGCCCCGGAGCGTCGCGGCCGGCACCGGCGCCGAGTACTCCTCGGCCGTCAGGGTGAGGCCGTCGGCGGTCATCCCGTTCGCCCGGTCGGCCAGGTCCTGGGCCTGCTGGTCGGTGAAGGTGGGCTCCTCGTCCTGCGACGCGGCGTCGATCTCGATGGCGCCGTCGGGCGCGGCGAGGACGGCCCGGCGCAGCTCCGAGGTCACCTCGTCGGCGTCGATGCCCACGCCCGGCTGGCCCGCCTTCATGGCGAACCCGTTGGCGGTGAGCTCGATCGTCGGCTCGACGGGCTCGGTGCGGTCGGCACCCTGCAGGCGCTGCAGCGTCTCGACGGTCTTCGCGTCGTCGGCGGTCAGCTCCAGGGGCGCGTCGTTGCCGCCGAAGAACGACCCGAACCACTTGAAGGGCTGGACCAACAGGAAGCCGCCCCGGCCGGTGTCCATCGCCGCGTCGACGGTGGCCTCCTGGTCGATCGTCAGGCCCAGGTCGCTCACCGTGGTCTGGTAGGTGCGGCCGTCGGAGGTGAGGGTCACCTCCCGGGCGGCGGTGCTGACCGCCAGCTCCGAGACGGCCCCGGGCAGATCGTCCTCGCTGGTGCCGGAGATCGACGTGCCGGCCAGGTCGACGTTGCGGACCACCTCGCCGGAGTGGGTGGCGGTGTCGATCGCCCAGGCGGCGATCAGCAGGACCAGCAGCGCCACCGGCGCGGCGATGAGGGCGAGTTTGGGCAGCTGGCGACCGTCGGGCGGCGCCTCGTCGGCCGTGACCGCGGGGAACTTGCCGGAGCGGAAGTGGCGGGGACCGTCGGGGCCTTCGGCGTCGGCATCCGCCTCGGTGGCGGTGTCCGTGTCGGCGTCGGCGTCGGTGGACGGGGTGGCGGTGGTCGCGGCGGCAACCGTGGGCACGTCGAAGACGCGCCCGGGGGCTGCTGCGGGCTCGTCGGTGGGCGGGGGAGCGTCGATCACCGGCATCTGCCGGGTGACCGCCGGCTCTTCGCCCACCGCGGCGATGGCCGCGGCGGCCGCGGCGGCCGTGCCGTTGCCGGCTGCGTCGGGCTTCGGCGCCTCGGCCTCTGGCTCCTCAGCCTCGGGAGTGCTGTCGGGCTTCGTCGCGGCGAGGGCGGCGCTGATGGCAGCCCAGTCGGTGCCGGACGAGCTCGGTGTCTCGGCCTCGGGGTCGTCGTCGGGCGTCGACGCCGTCTCGGCGTCGGAGGGAGCGTCCGGGTCGACC
This window contains:
- a CDS encoding LLM class F420-dependent oxidoreductase, whose translation is MKLGMPLSYAGGFKEAARQASELEQAGLDMVWVAEAYGFDGVSFMGYLAAVTDRVEIAAGILPIYTRTPTLLAMTAAGVDALSDGRCVLGLGASGPQVIEGWHGVPYDRPLQRTREIVDICRSVWRRERVTYDGKAYQLPLPEGQGTGLGKPLKLITRPVRERIPIYVAALGPKNVELTAEVAEGWLPIFFDPMKANDVWGDDLAAGFAKRAPDLGTLQIGVQAMVAVGDDAAMLRDLARPLLALYIGGMGARGKNFYNDLACRYGYEAEAKEVQDLYLDGKKDEAARAIPAELVEATTLCGPEGYVRERIAAHKAAGVTVMSLTPVATDIPALVGQLKQWMEDA
- a CDS encoding VanW family protein, which translates into the protein MDDEVGAHSDPTADVGDETTSDAPDTARADDSDHGGDTAADDSETDDSETPEDASRPDAEPPVTRQMPVVDAPLVDPDAPSDAETASTPDDDPEAETPSSSGTDWAAISAALAATKPDSTPEAEEPEAEAPKPDAAGNGTAAAAAAAIAAVGEEPAVTRQMPVIDAPPPTDEPAAAPGRVFDVPTVAAATTATPSTDADADTDTATEADADAEGPDGPRHFRSGKFPAVTADEAPPDGRQLPKLALIAAPVALLVLLIAAWAIDTATHSGEVVRNVDLAGTSISGTSEDDLPGAVSELAVSTAAREVTLTSDGRTYQTTVSDLGLTIDQEATVDAAMDTGRGGFLLVQPFKWFGSFFGGNDAPLELTADDAKTVETLQRLQGADRTEPVEPTIELTANGFAMKAGQPGVGIDADEVTSELRRAVLAAPDGAIEIDAASQDEEPTFTDQQAQDLADRANGMTADGLTLTAEEYSAPVPAATLRGWLSPTVTDGQLDLAFNTDAATPALPGLLGGLTAEPKNATVTLNPSGQPVVTPGANGVECCGEGSADKVWQALRDSQPEVALEAKVVEPEHTTAEVEAWGIKQPIGGNRGFQNGAEIPSGLAAGFTTYHGAGEPRNKNIERIADEVRGAVIPPGGEFSINDRVGQRSYADGYVDAGAIREGRHVSEVGGGISQFATTTFNAAYFAGLDILESQSHSEWFTRYPPGREATMGFPHPDVRIRNNTPYGVLIWTSYTPTSITVTFYSTPHAQAEQTNKAESMNGACRVVVTTRTRTYPDGTTEQDQFKSTYRPEGKRCDGSVIPPAEPPPPPPPPPGG
- a CDS encoding aldehyde dehydrogenase family protein, yielding MSTTDTTGTDAAATFETRDPRTGELIAEVPEHSAEEVQAAVERARSAFATWSRLTWDQRLDHVLAVRDLLLDRVDEVVEVICKETGKLEGEAVLAEVTATCELIEFYRKHGAKALRPARVPTGAMLPHKKAWRVFEPMGVVGVISPWNYPLTLAMTPTVTAVLAGNAVVLKPSEVTPLVGLEVGRLFAEAGAHPDLVQVVTGRGPTGDALVRAGVQKVAFTGSVRTGKLVMKAAADTLTPVLLELGGKDPMIVCDDANLERAANGAVWGAFTNSGQTCIAVERVYVQERVYDRFVDLVVDKTKALRQGVGAGNDIGSMTFAPQVDIVSRHVDDALAKGARVLTGGQRVPDKAGLWYEPTVLVDVDHEMDVMREETFGPVLPIMAVADDDEAIRLANDSPYGLNSSVWSADGDRAEVLAGRVEAGNVCINDCLVNYGVGGLPFGGVKDSGIGRVHGVEGLQAFSNVKSVLASRVALKREPYWYPAPGWFQRTLLRVLRFRYRRGVGAKLSGG
- a CDS encoding nitronate monooxygenase, which gives rise to MLRTRLTDTLQIERPVMLAGMGGVSYHQLVTAVSEAGGFGCLGASTMRREEMRQEIAAVRDATDKPFGVDLLTASPADMVAQVEDVIRGGASVFVAGLGVPRDVIQLCHEHGVVVVNMCGKVRHAVDAVAAGCDIVVAQGTEAGGHTGQVATMALVPQVVDAVGDRVPVVAAGGIVDGRGLAAALALGADGIWVGTRFIATPEARSVVGYKDTLLATKEDGTVVTRAYTGKTCRVVANDYTTSYVTGGRATQPFPQQFVVSLQDGANHLGGDESTTGVDPAIEFFPAGQGVGAIDELVPAAELVERFVTEAEAVLAKLGR
- a CDS encoding MarR family transcriptional regulator, whose protein sequence is MSKAPNDPLEMASRLRLATARLARRLRQQSGTGLTPSQYSLLVSIDGHGPLTLGHLAKIEQVAPPTITRVAAKLEDDGLVVRQVDASDRRVVRVDVTAEGRRRLDHSRQRRNLWLAERLDGFDEAQLADVAAALRVLEVLAAEPQVVEAE
- a CDS encoding geranylgeranyl reductase family protein; translated protein: MTADATDVVVVGGGPAGAAAAITLARAGVAVTVVDKARFPRDKTCGDGLTTGALRLVEDLGLDPRSVASWQRVDDVVVRSPSGRESVFPLPRGQGTYAAVTRRADLDAALLDLARDAGAKVLDGHACRAVTEHDDAVDVEVADVGVVRARWVVAADGMWSPVRKALGLDTRGYRGEWHAFRQYFGNVGPRAASELFVWFEPDLLPGYAWSFPLPDGHANVGFGIQRGGKVGRIQDMAAIWRELLDRPHIRAVLGDDAVAEEAHKAWPIPARVDDVVLTGRRTLFVGDAAAATDPMTGEGIGQALLTGMLAAETITSGGDAVDVTGRYRTAVERALVADHKLSLLLIRALRHRKGARAAVRLAGSTRWTRGNFARWLFEDYPRAILLTPRRWHRGVLSGPGTYRSTPLP
- a CDS encoding SCO5389 family protein; this encodes MSLDVSPALLRQAEEGTVDEADFLDAVRTSLPYAYDLIAGLVDDLGHSDAEFTDNQTPPPSEAARGQLLRALASDAIRGSLERHFGVRLAFQNCHRVAAFRLGAADSDTYQRFTSVRAQLLNQSPLLRDC
- a CDS encoding MFS transporter, giving the protein MTRLRLEAGNTFRSLRNRNFRLFFTGQLISQTGTWLEAVAVTWLMLQLTGSGVALGLVTAARFGPVLFLGPWGGVLSDRLDRQRLMLATQVCFASIAVVEAVLVVTGNVNEVVFYLFVTTFGVLTAIDSPARRAFVTELVAEDEVPNAVGLNSAVMTGARTIGPALAGALIAGPGIEWCFVVNAVSYAFVIGALLRMDRSKFRAAPRIAKAKGQLSEGFRYVWRTPELMVPLVLAAVIGTLAFNYPVTLPLLAERDLGGDAGTFTLLYAVLSLGSVLGALMVARQSNITLRFLVVGAAGMAITTMALSFAPNTPLALLAILPLGFTSFMVITGSNATAQLKADPAMRGRVLALFSMVFLGSTPIGGPIVGWISEEWTPRAGLAVGGIATGLAAMWVWRRLPRFSAESREVATSEREPAAASAA